The genomic segment GTCGCGGTGTACTCCGAGGCCGACCGCGGCGCCCCGTGGCTCGACCACGCGGACCAGACCATCTGCATCGGCCCGCCGGTGTCCGCGGAGAGCTACCTCAAGATCCCCCGCATCATCGCCGCCGCCGAGGTGAGCGGGGCACAGGCCATCCACCCCGGCTACGGGTTCCTGTCCGAGAACAGCAAGTTCGCCGAGCAGTGCCGGGCGTCCGGCATCGAGTTCATTGGCCCGTCGGTCGAGGCGATGGACCGGCTCGGTAACAAGGACAAGTCGAAGACGGTGGCGAAGGCCGCGCGGGTGCCCACCGTGCCCGGCAGCGACGGCCTCGTTCACTCCGAGGAGGAGGCGAAGCGGTTCGCACACAAGGTCGGCTACCCCGTGCTGGTGAAGGCGTCGGCCGGGGGCGGCGGGCGCGGGATGCGCGTCGCCCGCGACGACGACTCGCTCGCGATCGGACTGGCCGCGGCCAAGGCCGAGGCCGAGGCCGCGTTCAAGGACGGGAGCGTGTTCCTGGAGAAGTACCTCGACCGCCCGCGGCACGTCGAGGTGCAGCTCATCGGCGACCAGCACAAGAACGTGATCCACCTGTTCGAGCGCGACTGCTCGCTCCAGCGCCGGCACCAGAAACTCGTGGAGGAGTCGCCCTCGCCGAACCTGCCGGACAAGGTGCGGCAGGAGATGTGCGCCGCGGCGGTGCGGCTCGCGAAGGAGGCCGGCTACTACAACGCCGGCACCTGCGAGTTCCTCGTGGACCAGGACAATAACTATTACTTCATCGAGGTGAACGCCCGCATCCAGGTGGAGCACCCGGTCACGGAACTCGTCACCGGCGTCGACCTGATCCGCGAACAGATCCGCGTGGCGGCCGGGGAGAAGCTCCGGTACACGCAAAAGGAGATCCAGCAGCGCGGGTGCGCGATCGAGGTGCGCATCAACGCCGAGGACCCGGCCCACGACTTCCGCCCGAGCGCCGGCGTCGTCAAAACGTGGCGCCCGCCGGGCGGGCCGGGCGTGCGGCTCGACTCGCACGTCTGTGCCGGGTACCGCGTCCCCTCGAACTACGACAGCATGGTGGCGAAGCTTATCGTCCACCAGCCGACGCGGGCCGAGGCGTTCGCGGTGATGCGCCGCAGCCTCCGCGAGTTCGTCGTCGAGGGCATCCAGACGACCATTCCCATTCTGAAGACCATTTTCGACACGCCGGCGTTTATTGAGGGTAAAGTGGACACGACGTTCATCGAGCGCGTACTGATGCCGTCGAAGCCGGGGTAGGGTGGGACAAGACGCTGCGCCGTCCCACCGTCTTCTCGGGCGGGCCGGCAGCGGAGCCGCGTCTCGCTCTCGGAGGCTCGCCCCGATGGAAGAGGTCCTCGGCCTGCTGATCCAGGTCGTTTTCGAGGTCGGGCTGCAAGTCCTCATCTGTTTCGGGTTCGACTTCGCCACCGAGGGGCGCCACACGGGGGACGAACGCGGGAGCACTGGCGGGTGCGGGTGGCTGGTCGCGTTCCTGGTGTTCGGCGGCCTCTGCGGCGGGATCAGTCTGATGGTCGTGCCGGACCTCATCCTCCCGACGCTCGGCCTGCGCTTGGCAAATCTCGTTTTGGCCCCGCTGTTCGCGGGGACGGGGTCGCAGTTGTTTGCGGCGCACGTTTGGTCCGCCCGTGGGGCCGACCCGCGGAACCACTTCTGGCGCGGGTTCGGGTTCGCGCTGGCGTTCGGTCTCGTGCGCCTCGCCGGCTCCCGCTGATAGTCGGCCGCGTGAACGTTTGAGTCTGGGTCCGTTGTGGTGCAGGCGGCTCGCCTGCTTACGGTTGCAGGCGAGCCGCCTGCACCACAAAAAGAACCACGGCCGATTGTTAGAACCCTTCTGGTCCGTGCGTGATCTAATAGCAACAGGTATCCCACCGCTCCTTGAGGTGTCCCATGTATCGCCTGACAGCGGTCGCGGCGCTCGCACTCGCGTGCGCCGTGCCGGCCGCCGCCGCGGGTCCGTATGACGACCTGCTCAAGCACGCCTCCGCAAACACGAACGCCCTGGTGCTGATGGACGCGACCGCCGCGTACGCCAGCCCGCTGGCGAAGAAGGAAGCGTGGGCCGACGCGCGGCGGACCAGCGGGCACGGCGTGCTGGGGTTCGTCCCGGCCGACGCCGAACTCGTGGCGGTCGCCGCCGAGGTGAACCTGACGTCGATGCTGCGTGACTTCCAGGTCGGCGTAGTGAGGGTCAAGAGCCTGCCGAACTTCAAGGAGCTGGCGGCCCAGGAGGGCGGCTCCACGGTCGAGATCGCGGGGCAACTGTGCGCGGTGTCGCCGCGGGACGTGTACTTCACCAGCTTCCCCGGCGGCCAGTTCGCGGCGGCCTACCCGGCCGACCGGCAGTACGTCGCCCGGTGGTTGAAGGCCGACCGGGCGGGCAAACTGCCGCCGCTCACCCCGTCCTTGCGTAAAGCGGCCGATGGCGCGGCCGGGTCCACCGTCACCATCGCGGTCGATCTAGAGGACGCGGTCGATCCGACGCTGTTGCGGGCCGGTCTCGCCGCCAGCCCGGTGCTGGTGAAGAACAAGGGCGTCAACCTGTTCGCCCTGTCGGTGTTCCTCAGCCGGGCCACGGGGCTGACGTTCACGGCCAAGGTGACCGACGCGGTCACGGGCCAGATCGTCATCACGTTCCCCGAGGACGTGAACCGGTACAAGGGGGTTCTGAAAGACCTGTTCCTCGAACTGGTCGACGCGTACGGGGTTTCGATCGACGGGCTGGACCAGTGGGAGGCGACGTTCACCGACACCACGCTCACCCTCGCCGGGCCGATGACCACCGCCGATCTCAAGCGGGTCGTGTCGCTGTTCTCGTTCCCGCACCCCGGCGAGTCCGAGGCGAAGGCGACCGGGGCCGAGCCGACCGCGGGGGCCACGAAGCGGTACCTGGCCGCCGTCGATACCGTTCTGGCCGGCATCAAGAAGGTCAAGGACGGTCCCAACTATGAGAAGACCGCGACCTGGCACGACAAGGCCGCCGCCGAGTTGGACATGATCGGTCGGAAGAACGTGGACCCGTTCGCGGTGGAGGCGGCGCGCCAGTGCGCCCAGCGGTTGCGGGCGATCGCGGCCAGCCTCCGCGGGGTGCCGATCGCGATGACCGAGGCGAACGATAAGGCCTACGTGTACGGCACCCACGCTCCCTACTGGGGGTGGTGGGGCGGCGGTTCCCGGTCGGCGCTCCGGGCGCTGGCGTTTTCCCCGACGTACGTGGACTCGAACATCCCCCAGCTCCAACAGCAGGTGGCGAAGGCCGTTGCCGACGACAAGACCCGGCGGCTCGAGGCGTGGAGCCGGATCGACCGGGTCATGTCGGAGGCGCGTCGCAATTTGGCGGACAAGTACAAGTGAGGTCACGGGTCGTACAGTCGCAAGTCGTAACGTCATAAGGCACGAGCCGACGGCCAGGGGTGCAAACCCCTGGTCTGAGGAGGCAGGGAGCCGCTCTAAAACGCGGGTCGATTATTTTCCCGCAGTTACCTGAAGTCGAAGACCCGATCCGCTTCTATCCTCGTCTTGCGACTGATGGGCTTTCGGGTCTCGTTTTTGGGCACCGCGTCGCACACCACTGCGCGACTCGGTGCGTCTTTTTTTAGCTGCGGGTTCTCCGGAACTGCCAATCCGGCCGCGCTTCGGCACCGGGTGTGCAACCTCACCTCCGTGTGGAATTTCACCTCGCCCGCCCGCCCACGAGGATCAACCATGAAGAGGGGCAGCAACAACACCGTCGTCGGGGTGTTCTACACTCGTTCGGACGCCGAGGACGCGATCCGCGACCTGCGCATCGCGGGGTTTTCGGACGACCGCATAGGGATGGTCGCGCGGGACGCCGACGGGCGGATGGTGACCGAGCGCGGCGGCGAGACGCTGGCCGAGGAGGGCGCGGCGGCCGGGGCCGTGGTCGGCGCGGGGGCCGGGGCGCTGATCGGTCTGGGGGTGCTCGCGGGGACGATTCCGGTGGTCGGTCCGGTGCTGGCGCTCGGCACGCTGGGCACGGTCCTACTGAACGCGGCCGGGGGCGCGGCCATCCTGGGTATCGTCGGCGCGCTCGTCGGTTTGGGTATTCCGGAAGACGAAGCGCGGTACTACGAGGGCGAGGTCCACGGCGGCCGGTTCCTCGTCACCGTGGACGCGGACAACCGCCCCTCAGAAGCGTGGGCCATCCTGCACCGCTCGGGTGGCTACAATCGGACCAACCCGCCGCTCAACGCAGCGACACCGATGTGACGCGCGGCGAAGCTGAAGCACACGAACCCGGCGCGAGCCGGGTTCGTTCGTTTGCCATTGCCCCGGAGTGCCCTACACTCGCGTACCGTCCGCCCTTTGATTCAACTCCGGGGTTCCCATGTCCGATCCACTGCCCAGTGCCGGCTCCGGTTGTCCGATGCGTTACAATCTGGCGTATGTCGTACTGCTGGTGCTTCTGGCAATTACAACGACGGGTTGGGTCGTCACTGCCACACTGCGCGACCGACCGCTTGTGGTGTCCGCGCAAGCGGCCCCGGAAGCGGCAATCGCTTCAGGGGCGCCGGTTGTGCCCCTCCCGCCGTTGCCGGCGGAAACGATCGACGTTCTCGTCGCGGCAAGGGATCTGCCCGTTGGCACGATGCTTAGCCGTGACAATCTCAAAACGGCCGTGAAGACCAAGAAGGTGTCCAGAGATAGTCTTCCGCCGGTGATCGTAACCAACGTTGAAGAACTGGTGGACAAGCTGTTGTGCCGCCCGGTGCGGGAGGAGGAAACGTTCAACCCGTCGGACCTGACAATGGGTCAGAACCTCGTCTTGTACGACGGGGACGACATGGTGTCCATCCAGGTCGCCGCCGCGCAAGCCGCGGCCGGCCTCATCGGGCCGGGCAGCCGGGTGAACGTGCTCGCCACGCTCCGGGTCGGCAACAAGGTCCGCGCGTTCCCGCTGCTGGTGAACGTCCTCGTGGTCGCGGTGGACGCGAGCACGGTCGACAGCAAGGGCGGCACGTTTGCGAACTTGAACACGGTGTTGGTCGCGGCGAAGGTGAATGAGAAGCAGGCACTGGCGCTATCCCTCGCCAAGAGCCGCGGTTGTTCGATCGAACTGCTGCTCCGCCACCCGAGCAAGAGCGAAGACGCGGACAAAGCGTACAACATCGAATCGGTCATTGAACTGCTGGCGGGCGAGCAGACGGGAGAGGCGAGTCCCGGGGCGGGAACGGGCGAGGAGAAGCCCGCGGCCCCGCCCGTTGTGGTACCGCCATTCACGGCCCCCGCCCCGCGCCCGGTCGGCGGGGTACGCTGACGGTCACTCCGCCGTTGCCAGCGCCAGCGCGAGGCGGCAGCCGCTCTCGAACTCGGTCAAATCGACGTACTCCTTCACGGTGTGGATCTCGTTCTGGCCGGCGCCGAAGGTCACGGTCGGGATGCCGTGCTTCACCATCCAGTTCGCGTCCAGCCCACCGTTGGTGACGCGCAAGTTCGGCTCGCGGCCGACCGCCCGGACGGCGGCTTCGGCGCGGGCCACGACCGGCGCGTCGGCCTTCAGCCGGAACGGCACGTAGTCGAGCCGCGAGGTGAACTTCACCTTCGCGGTGCGGCCCTCGTGGTCCTTCACTTTCGCCGCCGCGTTCGTGAACGCGGTCTTGTACGCGGCCGTGATCTCGCGGACGAACTTCGCGTCGTGGCTGCGGCTCTCGCCCTTCACGTGAACGAAGTCGGTGACCACGTTCGTCGCGTCGCCGGCCGATTTGCCGTCGAGCGTCCCGACCAGGCCGACGTTACTCGTCCCCTCGCGGCCGTCCTTCACCACCTTGCCGAACCACCCGCCCTCGTGCACCTCGGCCATTGCGAGCGCGAGGACCATCGTCGCGGAGATGCCCCGCTCGGGGGCGACGCCGGCGTGGGCCGCCTTGCCGCGGATGTCCACCGTCCAGCGGTCCGCGCCGATCGCCCCGATGAGGACGTCCGCCGCGCAGCGGCCGTCGAAGTTGAAGCCGACGGTCGGCCCGCCGAGGTCGGCCGGGTCGAGGTGCTTCGCCCCGAACAGGCCGCTCTCCTCGCGGACGGTGAACAGCATCGTGATCGGCGGGTGCGGGAGGTTCTGCTTGATGAGTTCGGCCGCGAGCGTGACCAGGACCGCGCACCCGGTGCGGTTGTCGCCGCCGAGCGCGGTCGTGCCCTCGAGTTCGTTGACGACCCGTTTCCCGACCTGTTTCGGTTTCGCCCCCGCGCACAGCGGAACGGTGTCCATGTGGGTCATGAACAGGATCGGCTTCGCGTTCTTCTTGCCGGTGCCGGGCAACTTGACGATGAGGTTGCCGATGGGCGTGGGTTCGGGGATGCGGGTGTGCGCGTCGTCGAAGGCGATCGCCTTGGCCGGCACGCCGACCTCTTTCAGCGCGGCGACCAGCTCCTTGCCAATGGCCGCCTCGTGGCCGGTAATCGAGTTGACCGCCAGGAAGCGGATCAACCGCTCGACGGCGGCGTGGGTGTCGAGATCGAACGCGGGCGCGGTGGCGGTCGGCATGGCGGCTCCGGCGGGGCGGAAAAAGCAACGGGGGCATCAGCCCCCGTTAGTTGATAAGAGTATAGCGACCGCTGACGACCACCAACCACCCCGGCGAGCGGGGGCGGTAGCCCCCCGAGGAACGCCAAGCTCGCGCCCCGCGGCCCGTCACGTGTCGCGTCCCGGAGTTTAATCGGTTGCCTCGGGGGGCTAACGCCCCTCGCTCGCCGGGGTCTTGGGGGGGGTTATCGTCCGCGGAAGGCGGGGGTATAAGGACCAGCAGACAGAACCTCCCCCCTTCCCGAAGAGGGAAGGGGGGAGAAACCCGGCGTTCGGAAGCCCCTCTCCCCGCCCCGGCCCGCGAGAAGCTCCGCTGACCGGGCCGGGGAGCACGCGGGGAGGGGTTGGGGAGGGGTTCGGTCCGATCGTCTTAAGGAAAGATTGACGAACGGTTCCGCTTACCGCACGCGGAGCAGTTTGGCCATGCGGCGCTCGAGCCGCTCCCACACGTCACCGGGCGGGACGTGAACGGCCGGGAGCCGGTCGGGGAAGTGGGTGAGCTTGCCGTCCGGGTTCACCTGGGCGAACCCGAACAGCGCTTCCGTCCACGGTCCTTCTTCGTCGTCCCACGGCATGCCAACGAGCCCGCACACGAGGTACGCGGCCGTGCGGCGCAGCACCACGCCCTGGATCTCCACCACCACGCCCACGGGCACCGGCCGCAGGCACTCCATGTTCAGCACCCGGCGGAGCACCAGGTTGGCCTGCGGGCCAACGTGCTTCCACGCGGTCGCGTACCCGGCCTCCAGGACCAGGCGGAGCATCGCCCCGGCGTACAGCGTACCGTGGTGGTTCGCGTCCGACGGGAGCACCAACTTGTGGCTGTGTGTGGTTGACATAACGGGATGGGGTCACAGGGGGAACCCACGAGGGGTTCCCCCTCACATAATGGTCGGAGCGGGTTCCCGGGGGCCGGCGGACGGAACAATAGTACCGCGATCGTGGGGCCGCGTACACGGGAGCGGTGGACGAACGGCCGCCGGTTCCGCACCATGACCGAAACGCGAACCCGCCGCCACCCGAACCGGAGCCCGATCATGCAGCGCACCCTCATCCTATTAAAGCCGGACGCGGTTCAGCGGCGTCTGGTCGGTGAGATCACCGCCCGGTTCGAGCGGAAGGGGCTCCGGCTGGCCGGCCTGAAACTCGTCCACGCGTCCCGAGAACTGGCCGAGAAGCACTACGCCGTCCACAAGGGCAAACCGTTCTACGAGAGCCTCCTGGCGTTCCTGACGAGCGGGCCGACGGTGGCGCTGGTGTGGGAGGGCCGCGAGGCCGTGGCCGTCGGCCGCAACCTGATGGGCGTCACGGACGGGGCGAAGTCGCCGCCGGGCACGATCCGCGGCGATTTCGCACTGAGCGTGCAGAACAACCTCGTCCACGGCTCCGACAGTGCGGAGAACGCGGCGACCGAGATCGCCCTGTGGTTCCAGCCCGACGAACTCGTCACCTACGCGGCGACCGACGCGAACTGGGTCGGCTGAGGTCGCGCGAACCGCGTCACCCGTTGGAACCGGCACAGCCGACAAGCCCCCGCGCCCGGCGCGCCGAAAAACGCGTTGCCCTGGTGCCCGTCTCGCGCCGAAAAGAGCCGGGGATGAGTCACCAGGGACACACGGAGGGCCGGGCGATGCGCAAGGTTTTAGCTGTTGCGGTGTTGGTACTCGCGGCGCAGGGGCCGGCGGTCCGGGCCGGGGATTCGAGCCCGTTCGGCGGCACGCCGCTGTTCCCGTTCGTCAAGAACTCGCCGGCCGCCCCCGGAATGACGGTCCGCACGCCGTACCTCAACACCCGAACCGGTGGGCCGGCTTCGACCGTGACGCAACTGCAACCGGTCGTCGGGTCGATCCAGCGGACGAGTCGGTTTACCAATCCGCTCACGCACAAAGCGAAGTACACCCGCACGACCCACAACCCCGCGCTCGGCGGCTTAGGCACCCAGACGTTCCGGCAGTGAAAGTAGGCGAGTCGCGCCCTGGCGTATGGAGTTGGTGGCGGGTGTCACTCGCGGAGCGAGTGACCCACTTTCCTCCAGGCCTCACCCGCTCCGCGAATGCGTGAACTTCACGGCCGCGCGCCGGACCGGCACGCGGTCGCTTCCTTTGGCCGCTTCGCGCAGGTCCCCCGGGCACGTCCGCTCGTACAGGGCGCGGCACATCATCGCGGTGCCGAGGTTCGCGTCCGGGTCCCCCTCACCCAGTGTGTAGATCGCCCGGCACTCGGCCGCGGTGAGGCGCTCGCGCTCCTCGCACCAGTCGCGGAACGCCGCCCACATCCAGTGCCGGGCCGGTCGGTGCGGGGCCGCTGCGGCGTACCGGGCGAAGTCCGCGGCGCTCTCGTCGGTGATAACACCGGCCGCGAACCACGTGTTCGGAAACAGCGGCGTCATGCGCTAACTCACGTGCGATTCGCGGCCCGGCAGCGGGTAGCGTTCCATCAGGCCGTAGGTGGTGTCCGTCATGCCGAGCGCGCGGTAGGTGGCCCGGGCGCGGGCGTTGTCCGTCTCGAAGTACAGGCGCAGGCCGATGACCGACGGGTCGGCGGCGGCCTGTTGTTCGATCGCGCGGTACAGCGCGCGGAACACCCCGCCGCGGCGCGCGTCCTCGTGAACGTACACGCTCTGGACCCACCAGAACCAGCCGTTCCGCCAGTCGCTCCACTCGAACGTGATCATCATCTGGCCGACGACCTCGCCGCCGCGCTCGGCGACGGTGTAGAACCCGCGGGCCGGGTCGGCGAGGACCGCCCGCACGCCGGCGGCGAGGACCGCCGGGTCGAGCCGCTTGTGCTCCGTCTCCCACGCGATCGCCTTGTTGAACATCACCAGCGTCGCCTCATCGGCCGGCGTCGCCCGCCGGACACTCAATGTCATAACGGTCGCTCCTGGGTCGGGGGCCACCGGCGCGCAGTCGGCCCGTGTCCTTCCCGTTTCGGCATGGTACGCTAAGACAAGCACGACACCAGGGGTACCGAATATGGACTTGAAGGCCCGCGTCCGCGACGTGCCCGATTTCCCCAAGCCCGGCATCCTGTTCAAGGACATCATGCCGCTCCTGGCCGACCCCCCGGCGTTCGCGTTCGCCGTGGACGCCCTGTGCGCCCGCTACACCGCGGCGGACATCGACGTGATCGCGGCGGCCGAGGCGCGGGGGTTCCTGTTCGCCGCGCCGATGGCGATCCAGATGAAGAAGCCGCTGATCCCGCTCCGCAAACCGGGCAAGCTCCCGGGCGCGACGCGGAGCTTCAAATACGACCTCGAATACGGCTCGGCCGAGCTGCACGTCCACGCGGACGCCATCCGCGCCGGCTCACGGGTGCTCGTGGTGGACGACGTGCTGGCCACCGGCGGCACGATGGCCGCGGCGTGCCAGTTGGTGGAGCACGCCGGCGGCGCCGTGATCGGGTGCGCGTTCCTGATCGAACTGGCGTTCCTGAACGGCCGCGCCCCGCTGGCCGGGCGCGACATCTTCAGCCTTCTGACGTACTAACCGCTACTCCCCTAGAGGCGTCCCTCCCATGTCAGGCTATCCCGACGACCGCGACGACGAACTCGACCGCCGCGACGACGAACTCGACATCCGCACCGCCAAGAGCGCTGTGATTGTGCCCGCCATTGGCCTGATTGTCGTCGCGGCGTTCGGGCTGCTGTCCATCGTTAGCGGAATCATTCAATTCCCCGGCCTCGATGCCGCGTTCGACGAACAGATCGACCAGGTCGAGGCGAACCCGCAGTTTACGGCCGAGCAAAAGAAACAGCAGGTTCAAATGTGGAACCAGTTACGCGATGTGACCAAGGCCGCTTGGTTCCCGCTCTATGGCATCATTGGTTTGGTCTCGATCCTCATTTTCGTTGGCGGATTCAAGCTGATGAACCTGAGTAGCCCCGGGCTGGTCTACTTGTCCGCGATCCTGTCATTCGTGCCGTGCGTGAGCGGGTGCTGCTTCCTGGGGCTGGTCTTTGGCATCTGGGCGCTGGTGGTAATGGGCAAACCCGAGGTGAAGGCCGGGTTCGCGGCCCGCCGCCGCGCGGCGTACTCGTCGGACGCGAACTGACCTTACTACCGTCTCAGGTCGTAACGTCGAACGCCCAGACCCGTTCCCGTCATCGAGTTGGTGACTCGCGACCTTACGACTTGCGACTCCATTAGGGGCCTGGTGATGGCAACCGCGGAGTGCCCGGCGTGCGACCGGGCGGTGGAGGTGGAGGACGCCTACCGCGAGTGGACGGTGCGGTGCCCGCACTGCGACGCCGAATTCGTTCCCAACGACGTCGCCCGCGCGGCCGCCGCGCGGCGGCGCCGCGAAGAGGAGAAGTACGAAGACGAAATGTACGGCGTGCCGTCCGCGGTGCGGAAGGAGGCGCTCCAGCTCGTCGCCGGCCCGGCGCTCTGGCTCGAGATCTGTGGCTGGATGTCCGTTCTGATCGCGACCGGCATCGGTGCGCTGTGCATCGGGCTCGCGGTCGAGATCGCGAACAACCCGCAAGTGAACGCGAACGACGAGCCGGCGGCCCTGTTCGCGTTCCTGGGCTGCTTCTCGGTGGTCCTGGGGGTTCCCTACGGCGTGGCGATGGCGATCGGCGCGCGGAAGATGCGGGCGCTCAGTAGCCGCGGGTGGGCGATGGCCGCGGCGATACTCGGCGTGGCCTCGTTCTCGATGTTTGGTTGCTGGGGACTGGTGCCCACCGGGATCGGCATCTGGGCGCTCGTGGTGCTGAACAAACCCGCGGTCAGTGAAACGCTCGGTCCGATTCGCCGCAATCGGAC from the Frigoriglobus tundricola genome contains:
- a CDS encoding adenine phosphoribosyltransferase; this encodes MDLKARVRDVPDFPKPGILFKDIMPLLADPPAFAFAVDALCARYTAADIDVIAAAEARGFLFAAPMAIQMKKPLIPLRKPGKLPGATRSFKYDLEYGSAELHVHADAIRAGSRVLVVDDVLATGGTMAAACQLVEHAGGAVIGCAFLIELAFLNGRAPLAGRDIFSLLTY
- a CDS encoding M20/M25/M40 family metallo-hydrolase; protein product: MPTATAPAFDLDTHAAVERLIRFLAVNSITGHEAAIGKELVAALKEVGVPAKAIAFDDAHTRIPEPTPIGNLIVKLPGTGKKNAKPILFMTHMDTVPLCAGAKPKQVGKRVVNELEGTTALGGDNRTGCAVLVTLAAELIKQNLPHPPITMLFTVREESGLFGAKHLDPADLGGPTVGFNFDGRCAADVLIGAIGADRWTVDIRGKAAHAGVAPERGISATMVLALAMAEVHEGGWFGKVVKDGREGTSNVGLVGTLDGKSAGDATNVVTDFVHVKGESRSHDAKFVREITAAYKTAFTNAAAKVKDHEGRTAKVKFTSRLDYVPFRLKADAPVVARAEAAVRAVGREPNLRVTNGGLDANWMVKHGIPTVTFGAGQNEIHTVKEYVDLTEFESGCRLALALATAE
- a CDS encoding DUF1542 domain-containing protein, translating into MSGYPDDRDDELDRRDDELDIRTAKSAVIVPAIGLIVVAAFGLLSIVSGIIQFPGLDAAFDEQIDQVEANPQFTAEQKKQQVQMWNQLRDVTKAAWFPLYGIIGLVSILIFVGGFKLMNLSSPGLVYLSAILSFVPCVSGCCFLGLVFGIWALVVMGKPEVKAGFAARRRAAYSSDAN
- the cpaB gene encoding Flp pilus assembly protein CpaB, with the translated sequence MSDPLPSAGSGCPMRYNLAYVVLLVLLAITTTGWVVTATLRDRPLVVSAQAAPEAAIASGAPVVPLPPLPAETIDVLVAARDLPVGTMLSRDNLKTAVKTKKVSRDSLPPVIVTNVEELVDKLLCRPVREEETFNPSDLTMGQNLVLYDGDDMVSIQVAAAQAAAGLIGPGSRVNVLATLRVGNKVRAFPLLVNVLVVAVDASTVDSKGGTFANLNTVLVAAKVNEKQALALSLAKSRGCSIELLLRHPSKSEDADKAYNIESVIELLAGEQTGEASPGAGTGEEKPAAPPVVVPPFTAPAPRPVGGVR
- a CDS encoding GNAT family N-acetyltransferase, which produces MTLSVRRATPADEATLVMFNKAIAWETEHKRLDPAVLAAGVRAVLADPARGFYTVAERGGEVVGQMMITFEWSDWRNGWFWWVQSVYVHEDARRGGVFRALYRAIEQQAAADPSVIGLRLYFETDNARARATYRALGMTDTTYGLMERYPLPGRESHVS
- the ndk gene encoding nucleoside-diphosphate kinase encodes the protein MQRTLILLKPDAVQRRLVGEITARFERKGLRLAGLKLVHASRELAEKHYAVHKGKPFYESLLAFLTSGPTVALVWEGREAVAVGRNLMGVTDGAKSPPGTIRGDFALSVQNNLVHGSDSAENAATEIALWFQPDELVTYAATDANWVG
- a CDS encoding acyl-CoA thioesterase, whose translation is MSTTHSHKLVLPSDANHHGTLYAGAMLRLVLEAGYATAWKHVGPQANLVLRRVLNMECLRPVPVGVVVEIQGVVLRRTAAYLVCGLVGMPWDDEEGPWTEALFGFAQVNPDGKLTHFPDRLPAVHVPPGDVWERLERRMAKLLRVR
- the accC gene encoding acetyl-CoA carboxylase biotin carboxylase subunit — encoded protein: MFTKILVANRGEIALRVIRACHDLNIEAVAVYSEADRGAPWLDHADQTICIGPPVSAESYLKIPRIIAAAEVSGAQAIHPGYGFLSENSKFAEQCRASGIEFIGPSVEAMDRLGNKDKSKTVAKAARVPTVPGSDGLVHSEEEAKRFAHKVGYPVLVKASAGGGGRGMRVARDDDSLAIGLAAAKAEAEAAFKDGSVFLEKYLDRPRHVEVQLIGDQHKNVIHLFERDCSLQRRHQKLVEESPSPNLPDKVRQEMCAAAVRLAKEAGYYNAGTCEFLVDQDNNYYFIEVNARIQVEHPVTELVTGVDLIREQIRVAAGEKLRYTQKEIQQRGCAIEVRINAEDPAHDFRPSAGVVKTWRPPGGPGVRLDSHVCAGYRVPSNYDSMVAKLIVHQPTRAEAFAVMRRSLREFVVEGIQTTIPILKTIFDTPAFIEGKVDTTFIERVLMPSKPG